A genomic window from Lotus japonicus ecotype B-129 chromosome 1, LjGifu_v1.2 includes:
- the LOC130729706 gene encoding LOW QUALITY PROTEIN: ribonucleoside-diphosphate reductase small chain (The sequence of the model RefSeq protein was modified relative to this genomic sequence to represent the inferred CDS: inserted 1 base in 1 codon), with amino-acid sequence MPVMAEEPLLAPNPDRFCMFPIQYPEIWQMYKKALASFWTAEEVDLSHDLRDWDSLNDGERHFITHVLAFFAASDGIVLENLAGRFMKEVQIAEARAFYGFQIAIENIHSEMYSLLLETYIKDSTEKHRLFHAVETIPCVAKKAEWAMKWIDASDSFAERVVAFACVEGIFFSGSFCAIFWLKKRGLMPGLTFSNELISRDEGLHCDFACLLYSLLEKKLSEERVKGIVRDAVEIEREFVCDALPCAXVGMNGDQMSQYIEFVADYWLEKLGCGKVYNVVNPFPWMELISLKGKTNFFEKRVGEYQIASVMNGDGGARVFNMDEEF; translated from the exons ATGCCTGTAATGGCAGAAGAGCCTCTCCTTGCACCCAACCCAGACCGCTTCTGCATGTTCCCAATCCAATACCCCGAAATCTGGCAAATGTACAAGAAAGCCCTCGCCTCCTTCTGGACCGCCGAAGAAGTCGACCTCTCCCACGACCTCCGCGACTGGGACTCCCTCAACGACGGCGAACGCCACTTCATCACCCACGTCCTCGCCTTCTTCGCCGCCTCCGACGGCATCGTCCTCGAAAATCTCGCCGGAAGGTTCATGAAAGAAGTCCAAATCGCCGAAGCACGCGCCTTCTACGGCTTCCAGATCGCCATCGAGAACATCCACTCCGAGATGTACAGCCTCCTGTTAGAAACCTACATCAAGGACTCCACCGAGAAACACCGCCTCTTCCACGCCGTCGAAACCATCCCCTGCGTCGCGAAGAAAGCCGAGTGGGCGATGAAATGGATCGACGCATCGGATTCCTTCGCGGAGCGGGTGGTTGCCTTCGCCTGCGTGGAAGGGATCTTCTTCTCCGGGAGCTTCTGCGCGATCTTCTGGTTGAAAAAACGCGGTCTCATGCCGGGGCTCACGTTCTCCAACGAGCTGATCTCACGCGACGAGGGGCTTCACTGCGATTTCGCGTGCTTGTTGTATTCTCTTCTGGAGAAGAAGCTTAGCGAGGAGCGCGTGAAGGGGATTGTGCGTGATGCGGTGGAGATTGAGAGGGAGTTTGTGTGCGACGCGCTGCCGTGTG TTGTTGGGATGAATGGGGATCAGATGAGTCAGTATATTGAGTTTGTTGCGGATTATTGGCTTGAGAAGCTTGGGTGTGGGAAAGTGTATAATGTGGTGAACCCGTTTCCTTGGATGGAGTTGATTTCGTTGAAGGGGAAAACTAACTTCTTTGAGAAGCGCGTTGGAGAGTACCAGATTGCTTCTGTCAtgaatggtgatggtggtgccAGAGTCTTCAACATGGATGAGGAGTTTTGA
- the LOC130729709 gene encoding uncharacterized protein LOC130729709 isoform X2: MAADTQSGGMLSREQLLHLSERFSFLTSQPDVKKRISDAVQDNQEAVAVTTAIQEEIFLEMGVDPSFGISCLGKISTEYENDRDLVIQFYKFLAKEEMACDEAELGEEEFAEKMRYQQKLQDQQLEMLKHMRKFHLDDQSAILEKLHQQMENDNYESEAACLSSEQIEEIVPRKVSPLFMPR, translated from the exons ATGGCAGCTGATACGCAGAGCGGTGGGATGTTGTCGAGAGAACAGCTTTTGCATCTTTCCGAGCGTTTCTCGTTCCTTACTTCCCAACCTG ACGTAAAGAAAAGGATTTCAGACGCTGTACAGGATAATCAG GAAGCTGTTGCTGTGACCACTGCGATACAGGAAGAGATATTTTTGGAGATGGGTGTTG ATCCAAGTTTTGGTATTTCATGCCTGGGAAAGATCAGCACTGAATATGAGAATGACCGAGATTTGGTGATTCAATTTTATAAATTCCTCGCAAA AGAAGAGATGGCCTGTGATGAAGCTGAGCTTGGAGAAGAAGAATTTGCAGAAAAAATGCGCTATCAACAAAAGTTACAAGATCAG CAATTAGAGATGCTGAAGCACATGCGCAAGTTTCACTTGGATGATCAATCTGCCATACTTGAGAAG TTACACCAGCAGATGGAAAATGACAATTATGAAAGCGAGGCAGCCTGTTTGTCTTCTGAGCAGATCGAAGAGATTGTTCCAAGGAAGGTGTCCCCTCTGTTCATGCCAAGGTAG
- the LOC130729709 gene encoding uncharacterized protein LOC130729709 isoform X1, whose amino-acid sequence MAADTQSGGMLSREQLLHLSERFSFLTSQPDVKKRISDAVQDNQEAVAVTTAIQEEIFLEMGVDPSFGISCLGKISTEYENDRDLVIQFYKFLAKEEMACDEAELGEEEFAEKMRYQQKLQDQQLEMLKHMRKFHLDDQSAILEKLHQQMENDNYESEAACLSSEQIEEIVPRKVSPLFMPRLRPFPGAENYCSGE is encoded by the exons ATGGCAGCTGATACGCAGAGCGGTGGGATGTTGTCGAGAGAACAGCTTTTGCATCTTTCCGAGCGTTTCTCGTTCCTTACTTCCCAACCTG ACGTAAAGAAAAGGATTTCAGACGCTGTACAGGATAATCAG GAAGCTGTTGCTGTGACCACTGCGATACAGGAAGAGATATTTTTGGAGATGGGTGTTG ATCCAAGTTTTGGTATTTCATGCCTGGGAAAGATCAGCACTGAATATGAGAATGACCGAGATTTGGTGATTCAATTTTATAAATTCCTCGCAAA AGAAGAGATGGCCTGTGATGAAGCTGAGCTTGGAGAAGAAGAATTTGCAGAAAAAATGCGCTATCAACAAAAGTTACAAGATCAG CAATTAGAGATGCTGAAGCACATGCGCAAGTTTCACTTGGATGATCAATCTGCCATACTTGAGAAG TTACACCAGCAGATGGAAAATGACAATTATGAAAGCGAGGCAGCCTGTTTGTCTTCTGAGCAGATCGAAGAGATTGTTCCAAGGAAGGTGTCCCCTCTGTTCATGCCAAG GTTGAGACCGTTCCCCGGTGCTGAGAATTATTGTTCCGGTGAATAA
- the LOC130729707 gene encoding probable methyltransferase At1g27930, with amino-acid sequence MQPLIVKTSHQPSHKKKHPPTSNPCLLYVFTASAATTVILLLYFRRIMLDPATSCPAPKPLTAAQATIAAEFDTAATTLVAIFHYATTRDLPQQSKAEIRRPFDVLQSLAPCNFLVFGLGHDSLMWDSFNPRGTTLFLEEDPGWTVSTLQRFPVLRTHTVRYPTRLSEAKSLMASYKEECGGNQPLKGNQRCRLALSELPEEVYERDWDVIMIDAPRGYFAAAPGRMGVIFSAAVMARGRKKSGVTHVFLHDCDREVEKLYAKEFLCMKYRVVGLKRLWHFAIPPAENYSDATHGFC; translated from the coding sequence ATGCAACCCTTGATTGTGAAGACATCGCATCAACCTTCCCACAAGAAGAAACACCCTCCCACTTCCAACCCATGCCTCCTCTACGTCTTCACCGCCTCCGCCGCCACAACCGTCATCCTCCTCCTCTACTTCCGCCGCATAATGCTCGACCCGGCCACCTCCTGCCCCGCACCTAAGCCCCTCACGGCAGCCCAGGCCACCATTGCCGCCGAGTTTGACACCGCTGCCACCACCCTCGTCGCCATCTTCCACTACGCGACGACGCGTGACCTCCCGCAGCAATCCAAGGCTGAAATCCGGCGACCCTTCGACGTGCTCCAGTCCCTCGCGCCCTGCAACTTCCTCGTCTTTGGACTAGGCCACGACTCGCTCATGTGGGACTCGTTCAACCCACGCGGCACCACGCTCTTCCTCGAGGAGGATCCGGGATGGACCGTCTCCACGCTCCAACGCTTCCCTGTCCTACGCACACACACGGTACGTTACCCCACGCGCCTCTCCGAGGCCAAGTCGCTCATGGCTTCCTACAAGGAGGAATGCGGCGGGAACCAACCACTCAAGGGAAACCAGCGCTGTCGGCTCGCGTTGAGTGAGCTGCCGGAGGAGGTGTACGAGCGCGATTGGGACGTGATCATGATCGACGCGCCGAGAGGGTACTTTGCCGCGGCACCGGGGAGGATGGGGGTGATATTTTCAGCGGCGGTGATGGCGCGTGGGAGGAAGAAATCCGGTGTGACACATGTGTTCCTTCACGATTGTGATAGGGAGGTTGAGAAGCTATATGCTAAGGAGTTTTTGTGCATGAAATATAGAGTTGTTGGTTTGAAGAGGCTTTGGCACTTTGCTATCCCACCCGCTGAGAATTATAGCGATGCCACACATGGATTTTGCTAA
- the LOC130729708 gene encoding uncharacterized protein LOC130729708 — translation MMEVEKPNLESGFPFWKPLPRMFPPDSPFFAPGNLERELLAKQVALEFPEEKLELENWIQEEAREVFCPIVGCRARLKSLEDFENHYSARHHSACCSVCSRVYPTSRLLSIHVSEEHDSFFKAKVARGYDVYECLVEGCGLKFKSYTSRKQHLVDKHGFPKSFQFFKKAAPSKKERLKTQRKQAAHKEDASGMMEVENAAMDDLVSAVSRLNTSDSTPSSISFGRRPKGLSFVPRSVQRGNR, via the exons ATGATGGAGGTGGAGAAGCCAAATCTGGAATCAGGGTTTCCCTTCTGGAAACCGCTTCCTCGCATGTTCCCACCCGACTCTCCTTTCTTCGCTCCTGGTAACCTCGAACGAGAGCTTCTTGCTAAACAG GTTGCCTTGGAATTTCCAGAAGAAAAGCTAGAGCTTGAGAATTGGATACAAGAAGAAGCTAg GGAAGTGTTTTGTCCCATTGTCGGTTGTCGAGCGCGGTTGAAATCATTAGAGGACTTTGAAAATCACTATAGTGCAAGGCATCACTCTGCATGCTGTTCTGTGTGTTCCAGAGTCTACCCGACATCGCGTTTGCTCAGCATACATGTATCTGAAGAGCATGATTCTTTCTTTAAGGCAAAAGTTGCGCGTGGCTATGATGTG TATGAATGCTTAGTGGAAGGTTGTGGTTTGAAATTCAAAAGCTACACTAGTAGGAAGCAGCATCTAGTTGACAAGCATGGATTTCCCAAGTCATTTCAGTTTTTCAAGAAGGCTGCACCTTCAAAGAAAGAGAGGCTAAAGACTCAACGCAAACAAGCTGCTCATAAGGAGGATGCTTCTGGAATGATGGAAGTGGAAAATGCAGCCATGGATGACCTTGTTTCAGCAGTCTCTAGATTGAATACTTCGGACTCCACTCCGTCTTCAATCAGCTTCGGCCGCCGCCCCAAAGGCTTGTCATTTGTCCCTCGATCTGTTCAGCGTGGAAATAGATGA
- the LOC130729710 gene encoding peroxidase 55 — MEIIRIVLMTSVMAFTIIYRGEGQLVENFYTSTCPNVEFIVAQAVTTKFTQTITTGQATLRLFLHDCFVEGCDASVIIASPNGDAEKDASENLSLPGDGFDTVIKAKQAVEVACPGVVSCADILALAARDVIALLGGPSFNVELGRRDGLISKASRVAGNLPKPNFNLNQLNTMFSNHNLTQTDMIALSGAHTVGFSHCNEFSNRIYSSPVDPTLDPTYSQQLIAECPKNPDPGVVVALDPETSATFDNEYYKNLVAGKGLLASDQVLFTDPASRATVVEFANNGGEFNGAFVAAIRKLGRVGVKTGKDGEVRRDCTRFN; from the exons ATGGAGATCATAAGGATAGTATTAATGACGTCTGTGATGGCTTTTACGATCATATATAGAGGAGAAGGTCAATTAGTAGAGAATTTCTACACTTCAACTTGTCCAAACGTTGAATTCATCGTGGCCCAAGCAGTGACCACCAAGTTCACCCAGACCATCACCACTGGACAAGCAACCCTGCGTCTATTTTTGCATGACTGTTTTGTTGAG GGATGTGATGCGTCCGTGATAATAGCATCGCCAAATGGGGATGCAGAGAAGGATGCATCGGAAAATCTTTCACTACCAGGTGATGGATTTGATACAGTGATCAAGGCTAAGCAAGCTGTTGAAGTTGCATGCCCAGGAGTGGTCTCATGCGCTGACATTTTGGCACTCGCTGCCAGAGATGTCATAGCCTTG CTTGGAGGTCCATCATTCAACGTGGAACTAGGACGCAGAGACGGTCTCATTTCAAAAGCATCACGCGTTGCAGGAAACCTTCCAAAACCAAACTTCAACCTTAACCAACTCAACACCATGTTCTCCAACCACAACCTCACCCAAACCGACATGATCGCACTTTCAGGAGCACACACGGTCGGCTTCTCACACTGCAACGAGTTCTCCAACCGCATATACTCCTCCCCAGTGGACCCCACTCTGGACCCCACCTACTCCCAGCAGCTCATCGCAGAGTGTCCTAAAAACCCTGACCCTGGCGTGGTGGTTGCTCTGGATCCTGAAACATCTGCAACCTTTGACAATGAGTATTATAAAAACCTTGTTGCTGGGAAGGGGTTGTTGGCTTCGGATCAAGTGTTGTTTACAGACCCTGCTTCGAGGGCTACGGTGGTTGAGTTTGCGAATAATGGTGGTGAGTTTAATGGGGCGTTTGTGGCGGCTATTAGGAAGCTTGGGAGGGTGGGGGTTAAGACTGGTAAGGATGGAGAAGTTAGGAGGGATTGCACTAGATTCAATTGA
- the LOC130729711 gene encoding protein NUCLEAR FUSION DEFECTIVE 4, which yields MSGFQERFLSLYKSRWLVFVAAMWLQSWAGIGYLFGSISPVIKSSLNYNQKQVAMLGVAKDLGDCVGFLTGILCEILPIWGALLVGAALNLVGYGVVGLVVIGQLPVLPLWAMCVLIFVGTNGETYFNTVSLVSCVQNFPKSRGPVVGILKGFAGLSGAILTQIYAVIHSPNHASLIFMVAVGPSLVAVGLMFIVRPVGGHKQVRPSDGRNFTLVYGVCLLLAAYLMGVMVVQDLVDLSEAVITIFTVILIVILLVPIVIPISLSFGPEQKPPEEEALLPGPQTNEPGKSQLDTDEVILSEMEDEKPKEVDMLPAPERQKRIAQLQSRLLQAAAEGAVRVKRRRGPHRGEDFTLTQALIKADFWLLFMSMVLGSGSGLTVIDNLGQMSQSLGYDNSHIFVSLISIWNFLGRVGGGYISEIIVRDHAYPRPAALAVFQLIMAVGHLFIGMGWPGSMYVGTLLVGLGYGAHWAVVPATASELFGLRNFGALYNFITLANPVGTLVFSSLIASRIYDYEAEKQAHGGHLHNIGSLVSNVLNAGGSLKCEGYICFFLTSIIMAGFCIVAAGSCMFLVFRTRVVYANLYGKSSTTRVQ from the exons ATGAGcgggtttcaggagaggttctTGTCTCTGTACAAGAGCAGATGGCTGGTGTTTGTGGCTGCAATGTGGTTGCAATCATGGGCAGGTATTGGGTACTTGTTTGGAAGCATCTCACCAGTAATCAAAAGCTCCCTCAACTACAATCAGAAGCAGGTTGCCATGTTGGGTGTTGCCAAGGATCTTGGTGACTGTGTTGGATTCCTCACTGGGATCTTGTGTGAGATTTTGCCTATTTGGGGTGCTCTTCTTGTTGGTGCTGCTTTGAACCTTGTTGGGTATGGTGTGGTTGGGTTGGTTGTCATTGGTCAACTTCCAGTTCTCCCTTTATGGGCT ATGTGCGTTCTTATATTTGTGGGAACAAATGGTGAAACCTACTTTAACACAGTTTCTCTGGTGTCTTGTGTGCAAAATTTCCCCAAAAGCCGGGGACCTGTGGTCGGAATTCTGAAGGGCTTTGCTGGGTTGAGTGGTGCAATATTGACACAAATATATGCAGTTATCCATTCCCCAAATCACGCATCTTTGATATTTATGGTTGCTGTAGGTCCATCATTGGTAGCAGTAGGTCTAATGTTCATTGTTAGACCTGTGGGAGGTCACAAACAAGTGCGGCCTTCAGACGGCAGAAACTTCACACTTGTTTATGGCGTGTGCCTCCTGTTGGCTGCTTATTTGATGGGAGTCATGGTTGTCCAAGATCTAGTTGATCTGAGCGAAGCTGTTATCACAATTTTTACAGTGATCCTCATCGTGATCCTCCTCGTCCCAATTGTGATTCCTATCTCATTGAGTTTCGGCCCGGAACAAAAACCTCCAGAGGAAGAGGCACTTCTTCCAGGACCACAGACTAATGAACCAGGAAAATCTCAACTTGATACTGATGAAGTAATATTAAGTGAGATGGAAGATGAGAAGCCTAAGGAGGTGGACATGCTTCCTGCACCAGAAAGGCAAAAGCGTATAGCCCAATTACAATCAAGGCTACTCCAAGCTGCCGCAGAAGGAGCTGTGAGGGTTAAGAGGAGAAGAGGACCACACAGAGGGGAGGACTTTACCTTGACACAAGCTTTGATTAAAGCAGACTTTTGGCTTCTTTTCATGTCCATGGTCTTGGGTTCTGGATCCGGGTTGACCGTAATTGACAATCTCGGTCAGATGAGCCAGTCTCTAGGATATGACAATTCACATATATTCGTCTCCTTGATCAGTATTTGGAACTTTCTTGGCCGCGTTGGAGGGGGTTACATATCTGAGATTATTGTGAG GGATCATGCCTACCCGAGACCAGCTGCATTGGCTGTATTTCAACTTATTATGGCAGTTGGGCATCTGTTCATTGGTATGGGATGGCCAGGGTCAATGTATGTCGGCACTTTACTAGTTGGACTCGGTTACGGTGCTCACTGGGCAGTTGTTCCAGCTACTGCATCCGAgctgtttggtttgagaaacTTTGGTGCATTGTACAATTTCATTACTTTGGCAAACCCTGTAGGAACTCTTGTCTTCTCTAGTCTAATAGCCAGTAGAATCTATGATTATGAAGCAGAGAAACAAGCTCATGGTGGCCATCTCCATAATATAGGATCACTTGTGTCGAATGTGCTTAATGCCGGTGGGTCACTAAAGTGTGAAGGTTACATATGCTTTTTCTTGACTTCCATTATCATGGCAGGGTTTTGCATAGTTGCAGCAGGGTCATGCATGTTTCTTGTATTCCGAACTAGAGTTGTTTATGCCAACCTATATGGAAAATCTTCTACTACTAGGGTTCAATAA